GTTTTTGAATTGATGATCTTCTTAACAGCACCAATCTTTGGAGCATACGTGAGTTTGATgatttttctccttccttttttgttattgtttatcccAAAGACCTGCCTTgatccttttctactcttggcacaaggcccgaaattttgagggagggggtgcagttaattagatcgaccccagtatgcaactgatacttaatttatcagccccgaaaggatgaaatgcaaagtcaacctcagtggaatttgaactcagaacgtaaagacagacgaaatacttatttctttattacccacaaggggctaaatatagaggggacaaacaaggacagacaaatggattaagtcgattatatcgaccccagtgcataactggtacttatttaatcaaccccgaaaggaggaaaggcaaagtcgacctcggcagaatttgaactcagaatgtaacaacagacgaaatacctatttctttattacccacaagaggctaaatacagaggggacaaacaaggacagacaaacggattaagtcgattgtatcgaccccagtgcataactggtatttatttaatcgaccccaaaaggatgaaaggcaaagtcgacctcggcggaatttgaactcagaacgtaacaacagacgaaataccgctaagcatttcacccagcgtactAATATTAGGCCTGCCTTAGTTCAAGGAAGCCTATGATCAAAGTCAATCCAGCTGTGActatcatgttattttatttacacaGCATGTATTTAAGAATACATGTAATGTCCCCTTCCTATTTTTATAGAATCTAGGCAAAGGGATGGCTGTGTTGGTCAGCACTAGCATAGCTGTATGGTCAGGAATATTGCTTTCCAACCTTCAGGTCTTGGGTTCACACCTACTTTGAGAGACCTTGGATAAATGTTCTCTATTATAGCCCTGGTGactagatttggttgatggaaactgaaagaatcccactatatttatatatatatatatatatatatatatataaaatagaaaatgggacaagaatgcaaaatatccagagagttaggtgatacaaaaaaggggacaacaaaacatccagatagaggatacaaagaaaacaaggatgggtcattcagagttttctttcctcagtcgagttccagattatctttgcaattttggctggttatactcgagattgctccaatctggccagcccctctctgtctatattatctaccctctttataatgttatcaattaacatgaaaataagtatatgtattgatggaaaacctctataaatggctgatgattgctcaacattttaaaactgttgtaatacttacaacgtttaataaaatgatgtagcgtgaaacgatcataccaaattactgaagatattcttgttgcttattttgattataatcaccccatggactcatatggataacaccgtacaaaattctggtgcatctaatttaagtaccacattcatttgaatctaaattttgctgaacgtatatatatatatatcatcattatcaccatcatcatttcataagttgttgtttgttccttctcgagccatacctggctcataagggctggtttcattggcatataggttccccacctggataagacgctggtccattgcaggtgagctgctagatgcaggcggaaagagtgagataaagttgtgacAAAAGGCgtaagcagaagttcgccattaccttctaccggagccatgtggaacttaggtgtttcactcataaacacacacattgtccaGTCTGACATTCGAACCCACTATCCCTTGACCACGAGCCCACTGCTCTAGCCACCTGGCCATGTGTTCTACCATCATCTTACATATATCGCAGGCATGGCGAATTCTGTAGGCGGAAGTTATTGTCAtgtgtgtccaacccatgctagcatggaaaacggacactaaacaatgatgatgatgatgatgatgatgatgatgatgatgtacatgtgtgcataagtACTTGTGCCTCCTAACAGAGAAGGATatatgtcatcaccatcatcatcatcatcatttaatgtctgttgtccatgctggcatgggttggatggcttgaccatAGCTCATAAGGCCAGCGGCCACACCAGACTCCATTGTCTATTCTGGCAAGgttgccttcctaacaccaaccactccagactgtactggatactttttacgtggcaataaatagacagacggacagacagatagatattcacCATCACTatatccacctccactaccacacaccaccatcacacaccacaatcatcaccaccaccaccaccaccaccgccactattaTGATCAACCATCACCACTCTATTCCTCCTCATTTCCTTTTTCCATTTCAGTTAACCCAATTTGGGATTCTGTTCACATACATATCTGGTTGTCTTGTGGCTGGTTCCTGTTCAATTATATTTGGGTAAGTAAACCTAAgaatcattcattcattgttcgaccatggtcgagacaatggaatttactatgttacgccagacttcacggtccattatggcattacggaggtcctgttgctggatgcctgtatccctggagattacatcagggtaggagagtgtatgccctctggtatcgcacaCTTAAATAcgctcttaaatatggtttctgattacaaatatcttgggtcatacatatcatcatctgaaaaagattttctaactagaaagggtatggcctggtcagcctgtaatgatatgcataatatctggtcatcaaatctaagtagagatttcaaacttaaaatcttcaaagccacagtcgaaccaattctacaatatggctcagaaaccttgatgttatcaaagaagcttcagaggcggttggatggaacttacacttgcctccttatgagagctcaaaatctctcgtgtaagcgtcatccaaccaaagtaaaaatatatgggaaattaccacctgtatcatctcttgtgaaagttagaagagtccagtttgctggacattgttgtagagctgaaaacgaggtaatttctactcttctcctctggaagccatctgcttgcgatACCTGGTgccattcttcattttatttatctatgtgaTGCATGGTTTTCTTACCTGTGTTGTTTAAACCCTTAAGTCATccctgaaggcacatggcttaatggtaAAGATATTTGGCTCACGATTAGGCGTGAGATATTAGGctcaggagtgggtgtgtggtaagtagcttttttaccaaccacatggttccaggttcattcctactgcatggcaccttgggcaagtgtcttctattataacctcgggccaaccaaagccttgtgagtggatttggtagacggaaactgaaagaagcccgtcgtatatatgtgtatatatatatatatatatatatatgcatgtgtgtgtttgtgtgtctgtgtttgtccccctagcattgcttgacaaccgatggtggtgtgtttatgcccccgtcacttagcagttcggcaaaagagacccatagaataagtactgggcttacaaagaataagttccggagtcgatttgctcgactaaaggcggtgctccagcatggccgtagtcaaatgactgaaacaagtaaaagagtaaagagagtaataaaCATCCAGTATGAAACTGCCTGATTATAAGTCTGATAggacacccagctgtagaaaatctgcctcattaaACTcagtccaacccatacaagcatggagaagtggacattgggagaaatttggctgctatttctagcaagttgagcaacTTTCTTGAGTTTGTATCGTTCTCACACTCCCtcactctccctcactctctctctctcattccttctctcACTTATTCCCACatccactctctgtctctctcccttgctTTAGCTCCCTTGCTTCCTatccatcgctctctctctctctctatctatctctccctcactccccaTCTTTCTCGCTCCGTCTTTCCCTTGCTTCCTCTCTTgctcacttcctctctccctttctgcccccacttggtccaggaattgaaagcacaagattgtggtttcaattcctggatcaggcaaTGCATTGTtgttcttcatttcacattgctccgttCCACGCAgctggtggtgctccaacatggccgcagtcaaatactgaaacaagtaaaagagtaaaatcctACAACATATTGGCTTCTTGTCCAGGGAGGAGTATATATGCCAGAGAAAGCCAGTAATTGGCCCTATACTCCTTAAGGAGTAATGTGGACCAAGCCATATGTACTTaaagagtatatctatatatataaaactgtagttgtgtgagtgtctgtccccttcgatttagattcctaactactcccacattttgtggtgcagtttaaccaaattcgggtatcttatagtcgtgattcatatcgagcccgtctgagtattagcgcgcgtctacgctgagtctacgattttaaaaataatttaacataattttttattccattttaatgcataatttttcgtgtgtcggcggcggcggtggagttggcgtccatggtcacacctgcacctgtttgcttctcccccttcttcccttcctcgtgaagctgtggggaagggagtgtaaggaagtcaacgtcgtaaagcgttgtcaaggagaccagcgttcttttagaacaacgacttcatggcttgaagacaccaaaacagaaatggctaagaaagcccgaagtggcatctataagggaagtaactctctaaaaatgcttatatagttatttccgttacaaaaccgagcaacgccgggcgatactgctagtctttatatataaaagtaaggttgtgtgtctgtctcctacgatttagatttctaactactcccacattttgcggtgcagtttaaccaaaactgggtatcttatagtcgtgattcatatcgagcccttctgggtattagcgcgcgtctacgctgagtctacgattttaaaaataatttgccatcatttttttccattttaatgcatatttgttttaaatataagggaagtaaaaaTGTctgcgatgagtcaacgatttaaaaaaaatttaccattttttcccatttttaatgcatttttttgttattatataagggaagtaactctctaaaaatgtattattaaatctcagaacgtaaaaacctacagtaacaccccccccatttgaggttagccatattgagatggctattatactttacatctctaaaaatgcttatatagttatttcccttacaaacccgagcaacgccgggcgatactgctagtatatattgaAAGCCTTCTAAACTGTAATGTTCAtccttttttttgcttctttcttcatGTTACAATTCATTTCCTTTATTCTCACTTTGTGTCCAGTGTTACTCAATATAAATATCTGATGTCTTAAACTATTTTACTATTTCGTTTCTTCCAGAGTGTTAAAATGGTGCCCTCCGGGTAACGTCTTCTTGACAATGTGCTTTTTAACAAGGGGTGTAGAATCTTTAGCTGTGTCTGCACACCTAACAGCAAGCACGGCTGTCATTGGATACATTTTTAAAGACCGTGCTTCTTTAGCAATTGTAAGttcatatctctatctatctatctatctctatctatctatctctatctatctatctctatctatctatctttctatctatctctatctatctatctctatctatctatctctatctatctatctctatctatctatctatctatctatctctatctatctatctatctatctctatctatctatctatctttctatctatctctatctatctatctatctctatctatctatctctatctatctatctatctatctatctatctatctatctatctatctctatctatctatctatctatctatctctatctatctgtctatctctatctatctatctatctctatctatctatctctatctatctatctatctatctatctatctctatctatctatctatctctatctatctatctatctatctatctatctatctatctatctatctatctatctatctctatcgatctatctatctatctatctctatcgatctatctatcgatctatctgtctatcgatctatctatctgtctatctgtctatatctatctatccctctctctacatcctttcactctctctctctctctttttgatttattatatacaatatatattttgtacatatatggcctccgtgccggtggcacgtaaaaagcaccgcccgatcgtggccgtttgccaacctcgtctggcacctgtgccggtcgcatgtaaaaagcacccactacactcacagagtggttggtgttaggaagggcatccagctgtagaaactctgccagatcagactaggcctggtgcagccttctggctccccagaccccaattgaactgtccaacgcatgctagcatggaaagcggacgctaaacgatgatgatgatggggggggtgctgaaaagttcctggctttcggtaaaataataataacaatgaaattattgtatacagtgctcaggtgcaccacaacttgtcaaaaatgcatataaagtatatgcagtaatgtacaaatgtttggaaacgaacagtgtatgagttagatacatgcttgtgtgtgtatggaggggacaAAATcatgtgtagtgttggcaaatctcaggaagcatggaagttttgaaggatgtagtgctccgacaactaacaactgatgccggcagtttgttccacacTTCAGCagctcttagcgtgaaaaaatgtttctgaaagtcatgggagctgtgctgtttcctgactttgtgaacatgtccacaggtgttagacaggtggagtttgaaaaggtgctcagagttattgttcgtaagatggttaataattttatgggtgtctgccaagtcagctgccagacgtcagagtttcaatatatccatgcccagggaagtaaggcgttcagaatatgtcaaatgcctgatggagggtattcactTGGCTGCACGtcactgaacggtttccagacgattgatatcctgggcaagataggggttccagactggtgatgcaaattccaggtgaggccacaACATAGCTATATAAAACCTCTGATAGATaggagagcagctcacaaaggacttggtaagtgatgccaagacaccttcAGATACTGATGTCATGCATATGGCACCCGTGTCAGTGCCATGTGAAAGCAGCCAtgacactctcggagtggttggcatcaggaagagcatccagctgtagaaaaccatgccaaatcagattggatcctggtgcagtgTGCCAGGCCAGTcaaacctatttatttactacccacaaggggctaaacacagagaggacaagcaaggacagacaaacggtattagtcgattacatcgaccccagtgcgtaactagtacttatttagttgatcccaaaaggatgaaaggcaaagtcgacctcggcggaatttgaactcagaacgtagtggcagacgaaatacctatttctttactacctacaaggggctaaacacagagaggacaagcaaggacagacaaatggattaagtcgattacatcgaccccactgcgtaactagtacttatttagtcaaccccgaaaggatgaaaggcaaagttgacctcggcggaatttgaacccagaacgtagcggcagacgaaataccgctaagcattttgcccggcgtgctaacgtttctgccagtcaaaccatccaacccctgccagcatggataatggatgttaaatgatgatgatgataatgatgatagatgTGTAAGAATGAAAAGGGTCACATGGTAGAATCGTGTCCACTGAATGGATGACATGTAATAAACAATGTTTTGTGTTGCGCCAATTGGCGTTGTTTCAGTAATGGTTACAACCCAATCATGTACATGTTTCAGGAAGAAGTTCCATTCTTACCTTGACTTTGTCAAGGTCAGTTTTGCTCTAAATCTGCATTTAATTTAATCTTTGTTGTGGTTACTCTTAATAAATTCATGCTTTCTTTTAACAGGGTTTTATAGAAATTTTCAGTGGCTTTGGTATGATGGCTGGACCTCCAATCGGTGGTGTACTCTATGAGGTGAGTATTTACATCGAAATAACATTGTCATTCATTAAAAATCTGATGAGTATCAATAAGACCGTAGTGCTTCACTGAGGAGGTCTAATAATGCAGGAACATGTCCAGAGTTGTTCCTGTACTTTACTAAAGATCAGACTCATTACTGCAACTTTCCATTTAATTTTCAATTAACCTGGATTTCAGAATTGTCCACCTTGCCTTAATTGATAAGAACTAATCATCAGTACTTAAAGTTACCACAAATGTCACCGAATTTTGAGATTGCAAttcaaataggcacaggagtggctgtgtggtaagtagcttgctaaccaaccacatggttccgggttcagtgccactgcgtggcaccttgggaaagtgtcttctactataacctcggaccgaccaatgccttgtgagtggatttggtagacggaaactgaaagaagcctgtcatatatatgtatatatatatatatgtgcgtgtgtatgtgtttgtgtgactgtgtttgtccccctagcattgcttgacaaccaatgctggtgtgtttacgtccacgtcacttagcggttcggcaaaagagacccatagaataagtactgggcttagaaagaataagtcccgggggtcgatttgctcgactaaaggtggtgctccagcatggctgcagtcaaatgactgaaacaagtaaaagagtaaagagagaccaCCTGTatgaaccatgccaaagcagacaatggagcttGGCATACTCCTCTGGTTTGTCGGTTCCCGTCCAagtgttcaacccatgccaatatgggaaaaggaacattaaatgatgatgatgatgatgatgatgatctttcctATTGTATGAAATTACTATTTGCCTGATTTATTTTCCTTCTAATTCCAGCTTGGAGGTTTTGGTTTACCATTTTGGACACTTGGTGGCATAACAGTCGCACTGGCCTTCATTTCTTGTTTGTTGATGCCAGCAATCACAGGTGAGCATCATCCATTTTCtaagctcttttactcttttacttgtttcagtcatttgatggtggccatgctggagtaccaccttctaagtcaaacaaattgacctcaggacttattctttataagcctattacttattctatcggtttcttttgctgaaccactaagcgaCAGAAAAGTAAACACTCCATCATCAATGGTCAAGCGAttgtgggaggacaaacagacacgtaaatgtatatatatatatatatggtgtgtgtgtatatatatatatatatgtatatatatatgtgtatatatatatatgtgtgtgtatatagctgtgtatatatatatatgtatatatatatatatatatatatacatatatatattgtgtggtaagtaccttgctaaccaaccacatggttccggttcagtcccactacgtggcatcttgggcaagtgtcttctgctatggccccgggctgaccaatgccttgtgagtggatttggtagacggaaactgaaagaagcctgttgtatatatatatatatatatatatatgtatgtgtgtgtatatgtttgtgtgtctgtgtttgtccccctagcattgcttgacaaccgatgctggtgtgtttatgtccccgtcacttagcagttcagcaaaaagagaccgattgaataagtactgggcttacaaagaataagtcccggggtcgagttgctcgactaaacgcagtgctccagcatggccgcagtcaaatgactgaaacaagtaaaaaaaaaaatgtatatatatatatatatatatatatatatactttattcaaaagcagcagaaattcaacaaaacctgttactcgaaGTTTcaagttcccgttcgtcggacatttttttttaacaaaactgtcctacgaacaggaacgtgaaactccgagtaacaggttttgttgaatttctgctgcttttaaataaagcatattactctaaccctggtatttgagtactcttttttccaccttgtttcacatatatatgtatatatatatatatatattgatagaaatggtaagacagcagaagaatgaaagagacctcgatattatgtaaatagaggaatttatctgtaaatatatgtgacaattatt
The Octopus sinensis unplaced genomic scaffold, ASM634580v1 Contig17267, whole genome shotgun sequence DNA segment above includes these coding regions:
- the LOC115231046 gene encoding MFS-type transporter SLC18B1-like isoform X2; its protein translation is MTDSEKEPLIQSPPRRERLASERSIHSELSVHSILSSPDPTGCKICPTFITDLGYKEKLTILCMCLITFVQCLCFSVLAPFFPKEAEEKGLNSSETGMIFGVFELMIFLTAPIFGAYLTQFGILFTYISGCLVAGSCSIIFGVLKWCPPGNVFLTMCFLTRGVESLAVSAHLTASTAVIGYIFKDRASLAIGFIEIFSGFGMMAGPPIGGVLYELGGFGLPFWTLGGITVALAFISCLLMPAITVPCRYLVCWINLPGSTCDLHLLCSFNRMDK